A window from Candidatus Nitrospira neomarina encodes these proteins:
- a CDS encoding tetratricopeptide repeat protein gives MDYAKESLDSFLVLDPVFSPNFVVEYNDHTVITLLNPSMKLAINTHNLWARLPQKAGAIYGSVLLITLFAGTWAFAYAEGMKSEEEVINQARAAWMKGSANQALDILDQEISHFPHNTNFQKLRGNILTTIRRNQEALEVYDAILEREPDSLQVRWAKWSVLIRIGEGDSAITELRSIAKRSSHNPLVHLRLAQELRKLDRLEESLESYRQAVLLAPEMTGWRLSLGRALFDVLDYEGARKEVEGVLKNVPKGSPVEAAARNLLMVVYGATKERGRRFQPIFTPEGTGADLKQWALIRNKAWKLFTAGRYEEAEPVYREVLILKPSDHRAAYELGQTLMELNRYQDAIDFLQKGIDQGASNEVYLDSIFRIGQCLVELERWPEALMHFELLQELGPAPRVTSEESQESTDDAPIVAGAPVLDMQKVAQWLEMIRTHLPSTPQSTVVPSPVSPDPGIPDPPPVQTEELPTRSLEGLEPVHSRASLMGRDADFSWFRFAIPAEMVMRDDLLMGSHEFIPIDPGDTFPVTQPEIYVVFGLVTPSYDEIPLTAKCFLEKSEILSSQVALVQDRVIMSMNDQSGYFRLQISPEGGWEPGLYRCGLFVGDEASAYNVADDVRFRIVASD, from the coding sequence GTGGATTATGCCAAAGAAAGTTTGGATTCCTTCCTGGTATTGGATCCCGTTTTTTCACCAAATTTTGTGGTGGAGTATAATGATCATACTGTCATCACGCTACTCAACCCATCTATGAAGCTGGCAATCAATACACATAATTTATGGGCTCGACTTCCACAGAAGGCAGGAGCCATTTATGGGTCGGTGCTTCTTATAACTCTTTTTGCCGGGACCTGGGCGTTTGCCTATGCGGAGGGAATGAAGTCCGAGGAGGAGGTGATCAACCAAGCACGGGCTGCGTGGATGAAAGGATCCGCTAATCAAGCATTAGATATTCTTGACCAGGAAATTTCCCATTTTCCCCATAATACAAATTTCCAAAAACTTCGAGGAAACATTCTGACGACAATCCGTCGGAACCAGGAAGCCTTAGAGGTCTATGATGCCATACTGGAACGTGAGCCCGATTCGTTGCAAGTTCGGTGGGCAAAATGGAGTGTATTGATTCGGATAGGAGAGGGAGATTCGGCCATTACCGAGCTTAGAAGTATCGCCAAACGATCATCTCATAACCCTCTGGTTCATCTGCGTTTAGCACAAGAACTTCGGAAACTTGATCGTTTAGAGGAGTCCCTAGAATCATATCGCCAAGCGGTACTCCTGGCTCCGGAAATGACAGGATGGCGATTGTCTTTAGGCCGCGCGCTTTTTGATGTCTTGGATTATGAAGGGGCCAGAAAGGAAGTGGAAGGGGTATTGAAAAATGTCCCAAAAGGCTCTCCGGTCGAAGCTGCTGCTCGCAATTTGTTAATGGTGGTGTATGGGGCTACAAAGGAGAGAGGGCGCCGTTTTCAACCCATATTTACCCCGGAGGGCACTGGGGCAGATCTTAAGCAATGGGCGTTGATCCGTAATAAGGCCTGGAAACTTTTTACGGCTGGCCGGTATGAGGAAGCCGAGCCGGTATATCGAGAAGTTCTCATCCTCAAACCTTCCGATCATCGAGCGGCTTATGAACTCGGTCAGACTTTAATGGAATTGAATCGCTATCAGGATGCCATCGACTTTCTCCAAAAGGGGATTGATCAGGGTGCGTCCAATGAGGTGTATTTGGACTCTATTTTTCGTATTGGCCAGTGCCTGGTGGAATTGGAACGATGGCCTGAAGCGTTGATGCATTTTGAATTACTTCAGGAGTTAGGCCCTGCACCAAGAGTGACTTCAGAGGAGAGCCAGGAAAGTACCGATGATGCTCCGATCGTTGCCGGGGCACCAGTTCTCGATATGCAAAAGGTGGCACAATGGTTGGAGATGATTCGGACGCATCTTCCCAGTACCCCACAGTCCACTGTGGTTCCCAGCCCAGTCAGCCCTGATCCCGGTATCCCCGATCCGCCGCCGGTTCAAACTGAGGAATTACCAACAAGAAGTCTAGAGGGGTTGGAACCGGTTCATTCCCGAGCATCCCTAATGGGGCGTGACGCGGATTTCAGTTGGTTCCGATTCGCCATTCCCGCAGAGATGGTGATGCGTGATGACCTACTTATGGGGTCTCATGAATTTATTCCCATTGATCCGGGAGACACTTTTCCCGTTACTCAACCAGAAATTTATGTGGTGTTTGGCTTAGTCACCCCTTCCTACGATGAAATTCCTTTAACTGCCAAATGCTTTCTTGAAAAGTCTGAGATTTTGTCCAGTCAGGTCGCGTTAGTCCAGGATCGGGTCATCATGAGCATGAATGATCAATCCGGATACTTTCGGCTTCAAATTTCACCGGAAGGAGGCTGGGAACCCGGACTTTATCGTTGTGGTTTATTTGTGGGAGACGAGGCCTCGGCTTATAACGTGGCCGATGATGTGAGATTTCGGATTGTTGCCTCAGATTAG
- a CDS encoding DUF2238 domain-containing protein encodes MPITYQLLTIHAVTLILGGHSTYAEVPLNFWMQGLVAWAETLRRS; translated from the coding sequence ATCCCAATTACCTATCAGTTACTCACCATTCATGCAGTTACTCTCATCCTAGGTGGACATTCTACGTACGCCGAGGTTCCACTGAACTTCTGGATGCAGGGCCTGGTTGCTTGGGCAGAAACACTTCGCCGGTCTTGA